One Halorientalis litorea DNA segment encodes these proteins:
- a CDS encoding PA14 domain-containing protein, translating to MYNKKKLALGTAVAYSVLVLIVLSTLYLGTVVAYPIAGVGGFTVEANQVTAQDVYIHPGVSPTSSGSGPASRSVDVEQPNYELYRGDYHQEVSTGLFSSASGCGQDTTNPDTFACMPNYADSNYVRSGSNLNINNLPANKGDEFALRMEQEIEIQNGGTYTFYLDSDDGSQLYIDGNLLVDANGYESDGRTPPETSDTISLSPGTYDIRVDYFEGTGGQSLLAEYSGPDTNSQRTSLDSSVLSYDTVRDPSYRYYESGTFERVIEGMPSFGRYNLAEVGNTTSLNDISLRRRSNNYGLRFRKCLDVPTSGTYNFTTTSDDGSQLFVDEELVVDNGGNHAAETEFGLTSLESGEHSIRVDYFQGIGGQSLDVTWAGPPTGGTDTQQQIPASALSDLPCESTQTSEQYPTLILELSQVEFSNIVLTKDIDVSGLPGLSGTAQIRLNGGNTFNTNQLLFKASSLRADTSTFNGFIADERQDPDSRRQLRVATGPGSPADPTRSLVDLNASAGQDGLTLGTVKIQSHYLAADSVPLASVQLGVQYDPNDDGTFEYQFT from the coding sequence TATCCGATCGCTGGGGTCGGCGGGTTCACCGTCGAGGCCAACCAAGTGACTGCACAGGACGTGTACATTCACCCCGGCGTCTCCCCGACATCGAGTGGGAGCGGCCCTGCCTCGCGAAGCGTCGACGTCGAGCAACCGAACTATGAGCTCTACCGGGGAGATTACCACCAAGAGGTTTCTACCGGGTTATTTAGTAGCGCGAGCGGATGTGGCCAAGACACGACGAACCCAGACACGTTCGCGTGTATGCCGAACTACGCCGACTCGAACTACGTCAGGTCGGGCTCTAATCTTAACATAAATAATCTTCCTGCAAACAAGGGTGACGAGTTCGCCCTCCGGATGGAGCAGGAGATCGAGATTCAGAACGGCGGAACCTACACGTTCTACCTCGATTCCGACGACGGGAGTCAACTCTACATCGACGGAAATCTCTTGGTCGATGCGAACGGGTACGAATCTGACGGGAGGACTCCCCCCGAGACATCCGACACCATATCTCTCTCACCAGGAACATACGATATCCGAGTAGATTACTTCGAGGGGACGGGCGGACAGTCCCTCCTAGCCGAGTACTCCGGGCCCGATACCAACAGCCAGAGAACCTCACTCGACAGTTCCGTCCTCTCCTACGACACAGTGAGGGACCCGAGCTACCGGTACTACGAGTCGGGGACGTTCGAGCGCGTCATCGAGGGAATGCCGTCGTTCGGTCGGTACAACCTCGCCGAAGTCGGTAATACGACCAGCCTCAACGACATCAGCCTCAGAAGGAGAAGCAACAACTACGGGCTCCGGTTCCGGAAGTGTCTCGATGTCCCGACCAGTGGTACGTACAACTTCACGACCACGTCCGACGACGGAAGTCAACTGTTCGTCGACGAAGAGCTTGTGGTCGATAATGGCGGTAACCACGCCGCAGAAACGGAGTTCGGCCTCACGAGTCTGGAAAGTGGCGAACACAGCATCAGGGTCGACTACTTCCAAGGCATCGGTGGCCAGTCACTCGACGTAACGTGGGCGGGTCCACCAACGGGTGGGACGGATACGCAACAGCAGATTCCGGCGTCGGCACTGTCGGACTTGCCCTGTGAGTCGACCCAGACTTCGGAACAGTACCCCACGCTCATCCTCGAACTGTCACAGGTCGAGTTCAGTAACATCGTGCTGACGAAGGACATCGACGTGAGCGGGCTTCCCGGGCTCAGTGGGACCGCACAGATACGCCTGAACGGCGGGAACACGTTCAACACGAACCAGCTTCTGTTCAAGGCCTCGTCGCTCCGGGCCGACACCTCGACGTTCAACGGTTTCATCGCCGACGAGCGACAGGACCCCGACTCGAGACGGCAACTCCGTGTCGCCACTGGTCCCGGGTCGCCGGCTGATCCCACGCGGTCGCTGGTCGATTTGAACGCGTCGGCGGGGCAGGACGGGCTGACACTCGGGACAGTCAAAATCCAGTCACACTACCTCGCGGCCGACTCCGTCCCGCTGGCGAGCGTCCAACTCGGCGTCCAGTACGACCCCAACGACGACGGAACGTTCGAGTATCAGTTCACATGA